The proteins below are encoded in one region of Streptomyces marianii:
- a CDS encoding metallophosphoesterase family protein: MARVHELLHAGLVRLKRHYRSHHTNPVSTLVHSPHPYGRAFGLVAVVLLGAWLGLLVVGAVRTPVGPVDTDMALSPSLSGGTKINVSPLGALDLDSHTAPIRLDVDIDRLDPVRSQALVEHPERLAGLQEEIGQDVTDGTRELALRSCVAVVSGATALGLVVYRRPRRALAAGGLALVLLAASGVSAWATWNPKSVLEPRFSGLLSSAPSVVGNARSIVTEFDVYQKELARLVTNVTKLYEATSTLPVYQQDPSTMRVLHVSDIHLNPASWHIIGSLVEQYDIDVIIDSGDTMDHGTAAENTFLDPIPDLGAPYVWVRGNHDSPVTQSYLQRLKNVHVLDEGRAVTVGGLRVAGTGDPQFTPDRSTVPAGDPAERMAGIRLASALRDQRAAGTPVDIAVAHNPVAARETDGEVPLALAGHVHRRDTEILPLGTRLKIEGSTGGGGLRAVEREEPEKVRASVLYLDRDTRTLQAWDEITLGGLGLTTAEVSRHLAKAPPPQGPDAPRTPPPTGLPPPAP, encoded by the coding sequence ATGGCCCGCGTCCACGAACTTCTCCATGCCGGCCTCGTCCGCCTCAAGCGCCACTACCGGTCCCACCACACGAACCCCGTCAGCACCCTGGTCCACAGCCCTCACCCGTACGGCCGCGCCTTCGGACTCGTGGCCGTCGTCCTGCTGGGGGCGTGGCTGGGGCTGCTGGTCGTGGGGGCCGTCCGCACCCCGGTGGGCCCCGTGGACACGGACATGGCGCTCAGCCCGTCCCTCTCCGGCGGCACGAAGATCAACGTCTCCCCGCTCGGCGCCCTCGACCTCGACTCGCACACCGCGCCGATCCGGCTCGACGTCGACATCGACCGGCTCGACCCCGTCCGCTCCCAGGCACTCGTCGAGCACCCCGAGCGTCTCGCCGGACTCCAGGAGGAGATCGGCCAGGACGTCACGGACGGCACACGCGAGCTCGCCCTGCGCTCCTGCGTCGCCGTGGTCTCCGGCGCCACGGCCCTCGGCCTCGTCGTCTACCGCCGCCCGCGCCGGGCCCTCGCGGCCGGCGGCCTGGCCCTCGTGCTGCTGGCCGCCTCCGGGGTGAGCGCATGGGCCACCTGGAACCCGAAGTCGGTACTGGAGCCCAGGTTCTCCGGCCTGCTGAGCAGCGCACCCTCGGTCGTCGGCAACGCGCGCTCGATCGTCACCGAATTCGACGTCTACCAGAAGGAGTTGGCACGCCTCGTCACCAACGTCACCAAGCTGTACGAGGCGACCTCCACGCTGCCGGTCTACCAGCAGGACCCGAGCACCATGCGCGTGCTGCACGTCTCCGACATCCACCTCAACCCGGCCTCGTGGCACATCATCGGCTCACTCGTGGAGCAGTACGACATCGACGTGATCATCGACTCCGGCGACACCATGGACCACGGCACGGCGGCGGAGAACACCTTCCTCGACCCGATTCCGGACCTCGGCGCGCCCTACGTCTGGGTCCGCGGCAACCACGACTCGCCCGTGACCCAGAGCTATCTCCAGCGCCTGAAGAACGTCCACGTCCTCGACGAGGGCCGCGCGGTGACCGTGGGCGGCCTGCGGGTGGCGGGCACCGGCGATCCCCAGTTCACCCCGGACCGCTCGACGGTCCCCGCGGGCGATCCCGCCGAGCGCATGGCCGGCATCCGGCTCGCCTCGGCCCTGCGCGACCAGCGCGCGGCCGGCACCCCGGTCGACATCGCGGTCGCCCACAACCCCGTCGCCGCGCGCGAGACCGACGGCGAGGTGCCGCTGGCCCTGGCGGGCCACGTCCACCGCCGGGACACCGAGATCCTCCCGCTCGGCACCCGTCTCAAGATCGAGGGCTCCACGGGCGGCGGCGGTCTGCGGGCGGTCGAGCGCGAGGAGCCCGAGAAGGTCCGCGCCTCCGTGCTCTACCTCGACCGGGACACGCGGACCCTCCAGGCCTGGGACGAGATCACCCTCGGCGGGCTGGGCCTCACGACGGCCGAGGTCAGCCGTCACCTGGCCAAGGCGCCTCCGCCGCAGGGTCCGGACGCGCCCCGGACTCCGCCCCCGACGGGCCTGCCGCCCCCCGCCCCGTAA
- a CDS encoding metallopeptidase family protein, translating into MLEMTREEFEELVAEALDRIPPELTRLMDNVAVFVEDEPDPSDPELLGLYEGTPLTDRGEWYAGVLPDRITIYRGPTLRMCESREDVVEETEITVVHEIAHHFGIDDERLHALGYG; encoded by the coding sequence GTGCTGGAGATGACGCGCGAGGAGTTCGAGGAACTGGTCGCCGAGGCGCTGGACAGGATCCCGCCCGAGCTGACACGTCTGATGGACAACGTCGCCGTGTTCGTCGAGGACGAACCCGACCCGTCCGACCCCGAGCTGCTCGGGCTCTACGAGGGGACTCCGCTGACGGACCGCGGGGAGTGGTACGCGGGCGTGCTGCCGGACCGGATCACGATCTACCGCGGGCCGACGCTCCGGATGTGCGAGTCGCGCGAGGACGTGGTCGAGGAGACCGAGATCACGGTCGTCCACGAGATCGCGCACCACTTCGGGATCGACGACGAGCGGCTGCACGCGCTGGGTTACGGATGA
- a CDS encoding fluoride efflux transporter FluC, with protein sequence MSEHPYPPSHGLRSEAIDPDVDLHAPAQRIETEGPRKWKVLAVVAAGGAIGASTRYGVSQLWPSVWATFAVNAFGCLLIGVLMVLVSERGVVTRPLVRPFLGVGVLGGFTTFSAYVLDFARLLERHRAGALLYAAATLAAAMGAVWLGASAARRLVDRRRSAP encoded by the coding sequence ATGAGCGAGCACCCGTATCCCCCTTCGCACGGCCTCCGTTCGGAGGCGATCGACCCGGACGTCGACCTCCATGCGCCGGCCCAGCGCATCGAGACCGAGGGGCCCCGGAAGTGGAAGGTCCTCGCGGTGGTCGCGGCCGGCGGGGCGATCGGGGCGTCGACGCGGTACGGGGTGTCCCAGCTGTGGCCCTCCGTCTGGGCGACGTTCGCCGTCAACGCGTTCGGCTGCCTGCTCATCGGGGTGCTGATGGTGCTGGTGAGCGAGCGCGGTGTGGTCACACGTCCGCTCGTGCGGCCGTTCCTCGGCGTCGGGGTGCTGGGCGGTTTCACCACCTTCTCGGCGTACGTCCTCGACTTCGCCCGGCTGTTGGAACGCCACCGGGCGGGCGCGCTGCTGTACGCCGCCGCGACGCTCGCCGCGGCCATGGGGGCGGTGTGGCTGGGGGCGTCGGCGGCGCGCCGGCTGGTGGACCGGCGGAGGTCGGCTCCGTGA
- the crcB gene encoding fluoride efflux transporter CrcB, translated as MNWVLVVVGATVGAPLRYLMDREIQLRHDSVFPWGTFAVNASGSFVLGLLAGASIASGSYELLGTGLCGALTTYSTFSYETLRLAERGWLLLALANVAGSVLVGLGAVILGADLAGGLAR; from the coding sequence GTGAACTGGGTGCTGGTCGTGGTGGGCGCGACGGTGGGCGCTCCGCTGCGCTATCTGATGGACCGTGAGATCCAGCTGCGCCACGACTCGGTCTTCCCGTGGGGCACGTTCGCGGTGAACGCCTCGGGCAGCTTCGTCCTCGGCCTGCTGGCCGGCGCCTCGATCGCGTCGGGCAGCTACGAGCTGCTCGGCACGGGGCTGTGCGGCGCCTTGACGACGTACTCCACCTTCTCGTACGAGACGCTGCGGCTGGCCGAGCGGGGCTGGCTGCTCCTGGCGCTGGCGAATGTGGCCGGGTCGGTGCTGGTGGGGCTGGGGGCGGTGATCCTCGGGGCCGATCTGGCGGGGGGCTTGGCGCGTTAG
- a CDS encoding DEAD/DEAH box helicase produces MSISSSDRAVLPENDEIVEAGNTGNTDGTLVTDEAADTTETSDAPEVTFGDLGLPEGVVRKLAQNGVTVPFPIQAATIPDALAGKDILGRGRTGSGKTLSFGLPLLATLAGGHTEKKKPRGVILTPTRELAMQVADALQPYGDVLGLKMKVVCGGTSMGNQIYALERGVDILVATPGRLRDIINRGACSLESVRIAVLDEADQMADLGFLPEVTELLDQIPEGGQRLLFSATLENEIDSLVKRYLVDPVTHEVDPSAGAVTTMTHHVLVVKPKDKAPVTAAIAARKGRTIIFVRTQLGADRVAEQLRDAGVRADALHGGMTQGARTRTLADFKDGYVNVLVATDVAARGIHVDGIDLVLNVDPAGDHKDYLHRSGRTARAGQSGTVVSLALPHQRRQIFRLMEDAGVDASRHIVGGAGVFDPEVAEITGARSLTEVQADSASNAAKQAEREVDQLTKQLERLQRRAVELREEADRLVARAARERGEDPEAAVAEAAQAAEADVQAVAEVSVPEQPVREAREERPVRELRERRDDRRDERGNFERRDRRDNDRGDRGFERRDDRGGFRRDDRRDNDRGGRSFERRDNDRPFNRDRRDNDRGGFRRDNDRGGFRRDNDRGGRSFERRDNDRPFNRDRRDNDRGDRGFERRDDRGGFRRDDRRDDRGGRSFERRDHRAGSDRPFNRDRRDDRPSGGGFRSGGHDRPYGRRDDHRGGSSSGSFGGGRRDDKPRWKRNG; encoded by the coding sequence ATGTCCATTTCCAGTTCTGACCGTGCCGTCCTGCCCGAGAACGACGAGATCGTCGAGGCCGGGAACACCGGGAACACCGACGGCACTCTCGTCACCGACGAGGCCGCGGACACCACCGAGACGTCCGACGCGCCCGAGGTGACCTTCGGCGACCTCGGCCTCCCCGAGGGCGTTGTCCGCAAGCTCGCCCAGAACGGCGTCACCGTCCCGTTCCCGATCCAGGCCGCGACCATCCCGGACGCCCTGGCCGGCAAGGACATCCTCGGCCGCGGCCGCACCGGCTCCGGAAAGACCCTCTCCTTCGGTCTGCCGCTGCTCGCCACCCTGGCCGGCGGCCACACCGAGAAGAAGAAGCCCCGCGGCGTCATCCTCACCCCGACCCGTGAACTCGCCATGCAGGTCGCCGACGCGCTCCAGCCGTACGGCGACGTCCTCGGCCTGAAGATGAAGGTCGTCTGCGGCGGTACGTCCATGGGCAACCAGATCTACGCCCTGGAGCGGGGCGTCGACATCCTCGTCGCGACCCCGGGCCGGCTGCGGGACATCATCAACCGCGGCGCCTGCTCCCTGGAGTCCGTCCGGATCGCGGTCCTCGACGAGGCCGACCAGATGGCCGACCTGGGCTTCCTTCCCGAGGTCACCGAACTGCTCGACCAGATCCCCGAGGGCGGCCAGCGCCTGCTGTTCTCAGCGACGCTGGAGAACGAGATCGACAGCCTCGTCAAGCGCTACCTGGTCGACCCGGTGACGCACGAGGTCGACCCGTCCGCCGGTGCCGTCACGACCATGACCCACCACGTCCTGGTCGTGAAGCCCAAGGACAAGGCGCCGGTCACGGCCGCCATCGCCGCCCGAAAGGGTCGCACCATCATCTTCGTCCGCACCCAGCTGGGCGCGGACCGCGTCGCCGAGCAGCTGCGGGACGCCGGAGTGCGGGCGGACGCGCTGCACGGCGGTATGACGCAGGGCGCCCGCACGCGCACGCTCGCCGACTTCAAGGACGGCTACGTGAACGTGCTGGTCGCGACCGACGTCGCCGCCCGCGGTATCCACGTCGACGGCATCGACCTGGTCCTGAACGTGGACCCGGCCGGTGACCACAAGGACTACCTGCACCGCTCGGGCCGCACCGCCCGCGCCGGCCAGTCCGGCACCGTCGTCTCGCTGGCGCTCCCGCACCAGCGCCGCCAGATCTTCCGGCTGATGGAGGACGCGGGCGTGGACGCCTCGCGCCACATCGTCGGCGGTGCCGGCGTGTTCGACCCCGAGGTCGCCGAGATCACCGGCGCCCGTTCGCTGACCGAGGTCCAGGCGGACTCCGCGAGCAACGCCGCGAAGCAGGCCGAGCGCGAGGTCGACCAGCTCACCAAGCAGCTGGAGCGTCTGCAGCGCCGTGCCGTCGAGCTGCGCGAGGAGGCCGACCGCCTCGTCGCCCGCGCGGCGCGGGAGCGGGGCGAGGACCCGGAGGCCGCGGTCGCCGAGGCCGCGCAGGCGGCGGAGGCGGACGTCCAGGCAGTCGCCGAGGTGTCCGTACCGGAGCAGCCGGTGCGTGAGGCTCGCGAGGAGCGTCCGGTCCGCGAGCTCCGTGAGCGCCGTGACGACCGTCGTGACGAGCGGGGCAACTTCGAGCGCCGTGACCGCCGGGACAACGACCGTGGTGACCGCGGTTTCGAGCGTCGTGACGACCGTGGTGGCTTCCGTCGTGACGACCGCCGGGACAACGACCGCGGTGGCCGTTCCTTCGAGCGCCGTGACAACGACCGTCCGTTCAACCGCGACCGTCGCGACAACGACCGCGGTGGCTTCCGGCGGGACAACGACCGCGGTGGCTTCCGGCGGGACAACGACCGCGGTGGCCGTTCCTTCGAGCGCCGTGACAACGACCGTCCGTTCAACCGTGACCGCCGGGACAACGACCGTGGTGACCGCGGTTTCGAGCGTCGTGACGACCGTGGTGGCTTCCGTCGTGACGACCGTCGCGACGACCGCGGTGGCCGTTCCTTCGAGCGCCGCGACCACCGCGCCGGCAGCGACCGTCCGTTCAACCGCGACCGCCGCGACGACCGCCCCTCGGGCGGCGGCTTCCGCTCCGGCGGCCACGACCGCCCGTACGGCCGCCGTGACGACCACCGCGGCGGTTCGAGCTCCGGCTCCTTCGGAGGCGGCCGCCGTGACGACAAGCCGCGCTGGAAGCGCAACGGCTGA
- a CDS encoding site-specific integrase, with translation MNGSTHRRCNCRDQESGKLLGSRCPKLKNKRHGAYRLRQELPPTSEGKRRSFTRGGYESKGEAQADLDHVRALLALAESDDEEGRERIVEMLAKVAQDKAPLPDLEETRRRLHTTQSLTIRITVGEWLDTWLAAKKTRKTTTNGYASHIKVHLKPRIGHLRLDRLNVGHLIEMFDAIGDENEVIAAENQKRRDQIARCKPSKAGRPVAAERAKLAVEKEKLAEMKPFRKPTGPATRQSIRRTLRAALNAAIARQLVTFNPAAHVELESGKRPKPLLWTAERVERWQETGEKPSPVMVWMPEQLGAFLDHASEHRLYAFFHLIAFRGLRRGEGVGQDWTHVNLDAGLLTVASEIVQDGWTPYESEPKTDSSANAIGLDNDTVAVLRAHRVRQNKERLKWGKSWQNTGKVFTKEDGSWLHPDTVSKEFRRLYEEIGLPPINLRDLRHGTATLTHAGGGDLHTIKETLRHSTITLTSDTYTSLLPEVDKAAAEAAARLVPRARPAVAANGSSSTAAPASLPHGRANDEAPRPVETSRGAK, from the coding sequence TTGAACGGGTCGACTCACCGGCGGTGCAACTGCCGGGACCAAGAGAGCGGGAAGCTGCTCGGGAGTAGGTGTCCGAAGCTCAAGAACAAACGCCATGGGGCCTACAGGCTGCGGCAGGAGCTCCCGCCCACCAGCGAGGGCAAGCGGCGCTCGTTCACTCGTGGTGGCTATGAGTCAAAGGGGGAGGCCCAGGCCGACCTGGACCACGTACGGGCACTGCTCGCCCTGGCCGAATCGGACGACGAAGAGGGCCGCGAGCGCATCGTCGAGATGCTGGCCAAGGTGGCGCAGGACAAGGCGCCATTGCCGGACCTCGAAGAGACGCGGCGCCGACTGCACACTACGCAGTCCCTCACGATCCGGATCACGGTCGGCGAGTGGCTCGACACCTGGCTTGCGGCAAAGAAGACCCGGAAGACCACGACTAACGGCTACGCCTCGCACATCAAGGTCCACCTGAAGCCGCGCATCGGGCACCTGCGGCTGGATCGGCTCAACGTGGGGCACCTCATCGAGATGTTCGACGCCATCGGCGACGAGAACGAGGTGATCGCGGCCGAGAACCAGAAGCGCCGCGATCAGATCGCTCGGTGCAAACCGAGCAAGGCCGGGCGCCCGGTCGCCGCCGAGCGGGCGAAGCTGGCGGTGGAGAAGGAGAAGCTCGCCGAGATGAAGCCCTTCCGGAAACCCACGGGGCCGGCGACCCGCCAGAGCATCCGGCGGACCCTGCGGGCAGCACTGAACGCGGCGATAGCCCGGCAGCTCGTCACCTTCAACCCGGCCGCGCACGTGGAGCTTGAGTCGGGCAAGCGCCCGAAGCCGCTGCTGTGGACGGCTGAGCGGGTGGAGCGGTGGCAGGAGACGGGCGAGAAGCCCAGCCCGGTCATGGTGTGGATGCCGGAACAGCTCGGGGCCTTCCTGGACCACGCGTCGGAGCACCGGCTCTACGCGTTCTTCCACCTGATCGCGTTCCGCGGGCTGCGGCGCGGCGAAGGCGTGGGCCAGGACTGGACACACGTGAACCTGGACGCCGGGCTCCTGACTGTCGCGAGCGAGATCGTGCAGGACGGATGGACGCCGTACGAGTCGGAGCCAAAGACGGACTCCAGCGCGAACGCCATCGGCCTGGACAACGACACCGTGGCTGTTCTGCGGGCACACAGGGTCCGGCAGAACAAAGAGCGCCTCAAGTGGGGGAAAAGCTGGCAGAACACGGGGAAGGTCTTCACCAAGGAGGACGGATCCTGGCTGCATCCGGACACCGTCTCGAAGGAGTTCCGGCGCCTCTACGAGGAGATTGGCCTGCCGCCCATCAACCTCCGGGACCTGCGCCACGGGACGGCGACTCTCACCCACGCCGGCGGTGGCGACCTCCACACCATCAAGGAGACGCTGCGGCACTCCACCATCACGCTGACTTCGGACACATATACGAGCCTGCTGCCCGAGGTCGACAAGGCCGCCGCAGAGGCAGCCGCTCGGCTCGTCCCGAGAGCGCGTCCGGCGGTGGCGGCGAACGGGAGTTCCAGCACCGCCGCTCCCGCATCGCTCCCGCATGGGCGCGCGAACGACGAAGCGCCCCGACCAGTTGAAACCAGTCGAGGCGCTAAGTAG
- a CDS encoding helix-turn-helix domain-containing protein — MIRTDVLRLAQVRADAASGAAMRTRAAARLSLSEIADLCGVDPSTVWRWERGKRTPRGEAALAYARVLDDLTQQRNREQVA; from the coding sequence ATGATCAGAACTGATGTCCTACGTCTCGCGCAGGTGCGGGCCGACGCTGCCTCAGGGGCAGCGATGCGCACGCGTGCCGCCGCTCGGCTGTCGCTGTCGGAGATCGCGGACCTGTGCGGGGTGGACCCGTCGACGGTGTGGCGCTGGGAGCGGGGGAAGCGGACCCCAAGGGGAGAAGCGGCGCTCGCCTATGCCCGCGTCCTCGACGACTTGACCCAGCAGCGAAACCGAGAGCAGGTGGCATGA
- a CDS encoding integrase codes for MSGALTRAELLALPATIDLETAGRAFGLKRSTTYALAKRGELPVRTLRLGRALRVVTAELHEALGVRPQEEAGLRADVDASAGALELSSVQA; via the coding sequence ATGAGCGGCGCCCTCACTCGAGCAGAGCTGCTCGCCCTCCCCGCGACCATCGACCTTGAGACCGCCGGCCGCGCGTTCGGGCTCAAGCGCAGTACGACGTACGCCCTGGCCAAGCGGGGGGAGCTACCAGTGCGGACTCTGCGACTCGGCCGCGCGCTGCGGGTCGTCACCGCCGAGCTGCACGAGGCACTCGGCGTCCGTCCACAGGAAGAGGCCGGGCTCCGTGCGGATGTTGACGCATCCGCCGGAGCCCTCGAACTCTCCTCCGTCCAAGCCTGA
- a CDS encoding bifunctional DNA primase/polymerase codes for MQEPIQLPRAAEFGSHSNSFRPAAPNPLRVALWAAAQGWHVHPLTPGTKIPVRGCDRCSPRSKQRPNPRYTEHDGHGCPCIASGRPCHGVLAATDDPGRIADWWHRLPFAGVGVAAGPSGLVILDVDSHGGQVPADQSALLPGVDLPLDVAPGSITDGRDTLALLAEVRRAPLPGCGQQTLTVLTPSGGVHYWFKAPSGTTWRPLAGALGWQLDLRAGTSYAVAPGTITRKGTYKALGDCRSVAELPVWLARDLDRTGHRVRLERPRVVPPWRGRSLGGGYVAAAVHRELTAVAQAPSGTRNGALNRAAFSLGTLLTPASLDRQQVADALLDAARHAGLPDREAEAAIRSGLTAGERQPRTLKGAA; via the coding sequence ATGCAGGAGCCTATCCAGCTCCCTCGCGCTGCCGAATTCGGCTCACACTCGAACTCCTTCCGCCCTGCTGCACCGAACCCCCTGCGCGTCGCCCTGTGGGCCGCCGCGCAGGGCTGGCATGTTCATCCGCTCACGCCGGGAACCAAGATCCCCGTACGCGGATGCGACCGGTGCTCCCCGCGCAGCAAGCAGCGCCCCAACCCGCGGTACACCGAGCACGACGGGCACGGCTGCCCCTGCATCGCCTCCGGCCGTCCCTGTCACGGGGTGCTCGCCGCTACTGATGACCCTGGCCGGATCGCCGATTGGTGGCACCGCCTGCCTTTCGCCGGCGTGGGGGTCGCCGCTGGACCCTCCGGGCTGGTGATCCTCGATGTGGACAGCCATGGGGGACAGGTCCCCGCCGACCAGTCGGCCCTCCTCCCCGGTGTCGACCTGCCCCTCGACGTTGCCCCCGGCAGCATCACGGACGGCCGTGACACGCTCGCCCTGCTTGCCGAAGTACGGCGCGCGCCGCTGCCCGGTTGTGGCCAGCAGACGCTGACCGTCCTGACGCCGTCCGGCGGAGTGCACTACTGGTTCAAGGCGCCTAGCGGCACGACGTGGCGTCCGCTTGCCGGGGCACTGGGCTGGCAGCTCGACCTGCGCGCCGGGACCTCGTACGCCGTCGCGCCCGGCACGATCACCAGGAAGGGCACGTACAAGGCGCTGGGCGACTGCCGGAGCGTCGCGGAGCTGCCTGTCTGGTTGGCCCGCGATCTCGACCGCACAGGGCACCGAGTACGACTCGAGCGGCCACGGGTCGTACCGCCGTGGCGTGGCCGCTCGCTCGGGGGAGGCTACGTCGCAGCCGCGGTACACCGCGAACTGACCGCGGTGGCCCAGGCGCCCTCTGGAACCCGCAATGGCGCCCTGAACCGCGCGGCGTTCAGCCTCGGCACGCTGCTGACTCCCGCCTCTCTCGACCGGCAGCAGGTCGCTGACGCGCTGCTCGATGCAGCTCGGCACGCTGGCCTGCCGGATCGCGAAGCCGAAGCGGCGATCCGATCGGGTCTGACCGCTGGTGAACGCCAGCCACGCACTCTCAAGGGGGCCGCATGA
- a CDS encoding NAD-dependent epimerase/dehydratase family protein — MGGTWFLGRAIVDDALRRGWVVTTFNRGRSGVVEGADTVRGDRTNPDDLKRLASQGPWDAVIDTSSSEFPPRDVLLAADLLRPAAARWVHVSTVSVYQGWPHHPLTEDSPLLECPPDADESFGHTGADGSPTKYGFQKAGGEAAVRTTFGDDVVFLRPGVILGPGEYVGRLPWWLTRAQRGGSMVVPAPATQMIQPVDVRDVAAFAVDQAANTGGSSRAFNIAHPEGISWADFITTCLAVTGSTGNPVWAEAVALAAHGVKQWTELPLWRTHSGVWSVDASRAVAAGLRCRPLADTIADTWAWMQADGRPVEHPRWAEHGVDPDKEAQILAALGCQ; from the coding sequence ATGGGCGGCACCTGGTTCCTAGGTCGGGCAATCGTTGACGATGCCCTTCGACGCGGGTGGGTGGTAACGACGTTCAACCGGGGACGCTCCGGTGTGGTCGAGGGCGCCGACACGGTCCGGGGCGACCGGACCAACCCCGACGACTTGAAGCGGCTAGCCTCACAGGGACCGTGGGATGCCGTAATCGACACATCCAGTAGCGAGTTCCCACCCCGTGACGTGCTTCTCGCCGCCGACCTCCTGCGCCCGGCCGCCGCCCGGTGGGTGCACGTCTCCACGGTGTCCGTGTATCAGGGGTGGCCCCACCACCCGCTCACCGAGGACTCCCCGCTGTTGGAGTGCCCGCCGGACGCCGATGAGTCATTCGGGCACACCGGTGCCGACGGCAGCCCGACGAAGTATGGGTTCCAGAAGGCGGGTGGAGAGGCTGCCGTGCGCACCACTTTCGGAGACGACGTGGTGTTCCTGCGACCCGGCGTGATCCTGGGGCCTGGTGAGTACGTCGGCCGGCTCCCCTGGTGGCTCACCCGTGCCCAGCGTGGCGGCTCGATGGTCGTCCCGGCGCCGGCTACCCAGATGATCCAGCCTGTCGATGTTCGGGACGTCGCAGCCTTCGCCGTTGATCAGGCCGCTAACACCGGTGGCTCCAGCCGGGCGTTCAACATCGCCCACCCCGAGGGCATCAGCTGGGCTGACTTCATCACCACGTGCCTGGCCGTCACCGGTAGCACCGGCAACCCGGTATGGGCGGAAGCGGTGGCACTCGCCGCGCACGGGGTCAAGCAGTGGACAGAGCTTCCGCTGTGGCGCACCCACTCCGGGGTGTGGTCCGTCGATGCCTCCCGTGCCGTAGCTGCCGGGCTCCGCTGCCGTCCGCTCGCCGACACGATTGCCGACACCTGGGCGTGGATGCAGGCAGACGGCCGACCGGTCGAACACCCGAGGTGGGCCGAGCACGGAGTGGACCCGGACAAGGAAGCCCAGATCCTCGCCGCCCTCGGCTGCCAGTAG
- a CDS encoding DNA-binding protein — MGDPATLLRVLVQQRHWCYRDFVTAFERAASQAGVQGLSVSEAQFRRWTSGRIRTMPVPDARRVLEQLFDVDAAALFGPPPALSTSASVTPTAYNLESEIAMTARDAADEAGAAAAQSVSDTTIDQLRDDALSLARSYSAVSAFDAFRRAKVLRSEAEHQRGRTKVPVQQQDLLIVAGQACALLSTAAFDLGALDDSARLARSAALYGEMARFDPLRAYATGSLAICAYFTGRPSEAVRHARTALAYAGLGDTAKRRLLSIEARAHGHLRDRERASRALVASTRQDRGERDALHDDVGGEFAFNEERLLMSNGTTALLVGDGAGAEAAAQRALDLVASRPPARQLVSVRGKAAADLAAAQVLRGDLDAAAATLETVWVIPAEQRVAGLLERTGGLRRALTAPAFRGTRVAITLGEQIEEFGRLSAPRQLGTGIGLLAIEP; from the coding sequence ATGGGCGATCCGGCCACGCTGCTGCGCGTGTTAGTCCAGCAACGGCATTGGTGTTACCGGGACTTCGTCACGGCGTTCGAGCGCGCGGCCTCACAGGCAGGCGTGCAGGGCTTGTCGGTCTCGGAGGCACAGTTCCGGCGGTGGACGTCGGGCCGGATCAGAACCATGCCGGTGCCGGACGCGCGCCGGGTACTGGAGCAGCTCTTCGACGTGGATGCCGCAGCACTGTTCGGGCCGCCGCCCGCGCTGTCGACGTCGGCATCGGTGACTCCCACTGCGTACAACCTCGAAAGTGAAATCGCCATGACCGCACGTGACGCCGCTGATGAGGCGGGTGCTGCCGCCGCGCAGTCCGTATCCGACACGACCATCGACCAGCTCCGTGACGACGCCCTGTCCCTCGCCCGCTCGTACAGCGCCGTAAGCGCCTTCGATGCGTTCCGGCGGGCGAAGGTCCTGCGATCGGAGGCGGAGCACCAACGTGGTCGCACCAAGGTGCCCGTGCAGCAGCAGGATCTGCTGATCGTGGCGGGGCAGGCGTGCGCGCTGCTGTCGACCGCCGCGTTCGACCTCGGCGCCCTGGACGACTCGGCACGCCTCGCCCGCTCGGCGGCCCTGTACGGGGAGATGGCGCGGTTCGATCCGCTACGGGCCTACGCCACCGGGTCCTTGGCAATCTGCGCGTACTTCACGGGCCGTCCTTCGGAGGCCGTGCGGCATGCGCGGACCGCGCTGGCCTACGCCGGTCTGGGCGACACGGCCAAGCGGCGACTGTTGTCCATCGAGGCCCGTGCTCACGGGCACCTCAGGGATCGGGAGCGGGCCAGCCGGGCGCTCGTCGCGTCCACGCGTCAGGACAGAGGCGAGCGGGACGCCCTGCACGACGACGTCGGCGGTGAGTTCGCCTTCAACGAGGAGCGGCTGCTGATGTCGAACGGCACTACCGCCCTGCTCGTCGGCGACGGAGCGGGGGCGGAGGCGGCGGCGCAGCGGGCGCTGGATCTGGTTGCGTCCCGGCCGCCGGCTCGGCAGTTGGTATCGGTGCGGGGCAAGGCCGCGGCCGACCTCGCCGCGGCGCAGGTGCTTCGGGGCGACCTGGACGCGGCGGCGGCGACGCTGGAGACGGTCTGGGTGATCCCAGCGGAACAGCGTGTGGCGGGGCTGCTGGAGCGCACGGGCGGCTTGCGGCGGGCTCTGACGGCCCCCGCGTTCAGGGGGACGCGGGTGGCTATCACGCTTGGCGAACAGATCGAGGAGTTCGGGCGTCTCTCCGCGCCTAGGCAGCTGGGAACAGGGATCGGGCTCCTTGCTATCGAGCCCTGA